From one Actinomycetota bacterium genomic stretch:
- a CDS encoding phosphoenolpyruvate hydrolase family protein yields the protein MAKKFKRAQIKARLEAKIEQGIPLIGAGSSCGLVAKCAEIGGADLIIVYSTGISRLKGLPTSHNLGHSNHMTLDMADEINNVVKDTPVIGGIEACDASSWDLGQLLDKFKSAGFSGIINFPTMGLFEEGTLWRNMKESVGLGFGREVELVRLASQQEIFTMAYVFTAQEAEDMARAGVDCLVPHAGGTAGGLQGFATVDYGLGAKKIQDMITAAKKINPRLICLAHGGPFAEPKDTEYLYRHTEAVGFVGASSIERIPIEKAVINAVQEFKSYPVK from the coding sequence ATGGCAAAAAAATTTAAGCGGGCACAAATAAAGGCAAGGCTGGAAGCAAAGATAGAGCAGGGCATACCCCTGATTGGAGCAGGAAGCAGCTGCGGGCTGGTGGCCAAATGTGCAGAAATCGGGGGAGCTGATTTAATTATAGTATACAGCACCGGCATTTCCAGGCTAAAGGGGCTTCCTACCAGCCATAATCTGGGGCATTCCAACCATATGACTTTAGACATGGCTGACGAAATAAATAATGTGGTAAAGGATACTCCCGTAATAGGGGGGATAGAAGCCTGTGACGCTTCTAGCTGGGATTTGGGGCAGCTTCTGGATAAATTTAAATCTGCTGGTTTTTCGGGGATTATAAATTTTCCTACCATGGGACTGTTTGAAGAAGGCACCCTGTGGAGAAATATGAAAGAATCAGTAGGATTGGGTTTTGGCCGGGAAGTAGAGCTAGTGAGGCTGGCCAGCCAGCAGGAAATATTTACCATGGCTTATGTATTTACTGCCCAGGAGGCAGAGGACATGGCCAGGGCAGGAGTCGATTGCCTGGTGCCCCATGCCGGGGGGACAGCTGGCGGCCTGCAGGGGTTTGCAACGGTGGATTACGGTTTGGGGGCAAAGAAAATACAGGATATGATAACCGCAGCCAAAAAAATAAATCCCCGGCTTATCTGCCTGGCCCATGGTGGTCCTTTTGCCGAACCAAAAGATACAGAATATCTCTACCGCCATACCGAAGCAGTAGGGTTTGTAGGTGCTTCCAGCATAGAAAGAATACCGATTGAAAAAGCAGTAATAAATGCAGTGCAGGAATTTAAATCCTACCCGGTTAAGTAA
- a CDS encoding MtaA/CmuA family methyltransferase: MTSREIALNQLRGKKTPRKAVFNPVSTITVEQMELMHSFFPQAHTEAKPMFELSRSSYEILGYDAIMPLFSVVIESYALGCQVDWGQVDKMPTVKGKLWKGYQDIKLDKGFLDNLAVKAVLECISMLKDKYPQVLIAGKVFGPWTLSYHLFGIEDFLIKTITDPQEVKGILDKLAQVTLWFAEAQIKAGADVITIADHATRDLCSPQSYRDFLIPIHSRLAQQIKVPTILHICGNTADRIEYICQTKINAFHFESKVDACQAVKLARNRIVLIGNINNPQTLLFGTPEDVAREVKYAMDCGVDIIGPECAVPLRTPLANLKQIAETAKSYQPHIS, translated from the coding sequence ATGACATCAAGAGAAATAGCATTAAATCAGCTACGGGGAAAGAAAACCCCCAGAAAAGCAGTATTTAATCCTGTATCCACCATTACCGTAGAGCAGATGGAGCTGATGCATTCCTTTTTCCCCCAGGCCCACACCGAAGCAAAGCCTATGTTTGAGCTATCCCGGTCCAGCTATGAAATTTTGGGCTACGATGCCATAATGCCCTTGTTTTCAGTGGTGATAGAGTCTTATGCTCTAGGCTGCCAGGTCGATTGGGGCCAGGTAGATAAGATGCCAACCGTAAAGGGGAAATTATGGAAGGGATACCAGGATATCAAACTGGATAAAGGTTTTTTGGATAACCTTGCAGTAAAAGCAGTGTTGGAATGTATTTCCATGCTTAAAGACAAATATCCCCAGGTACTGATAGCGGGCAAGGTATTTGGGCCCTGGACCTTAAGTTATCACTTGTTTGGCATAGAGGATTTCCTGATAAAAACCATAACCGATCCCCAGGAGGTAAAAGGCATACTGGATAAATTGGCCCAGGTAACTCTATGGTTTGCAGAAGCCCAGATAAAGGCAGGGGCAGATGTGATTACCATAGCTGATCATGCTACCCGTGACTTATGCAGCCCCCAATCCTACCGGGATTTTTTAATACCCATACACAGCCGCCTGGCCCAGCAGATAAAGGTACCCACCATTTTGCATATTTGCGGAAATACAGCAGACCGTATTGAATATATATGCCAGACCAAGATAAATGCTTTCCACTTTGAATCCAAAGTGGATGCCTGCCAGGCAGTAAAATTAGCCCGGAACAGGATAGTGCTCATAGGCAATATAAATAATCCTCAAACTCTCCTGTTTGGAACCCCTGAAGACGTAGCCCGGGAGGTAAAATACGCTATGGACTGCGGAGTAGATATTATCGGCCCCGAATGCGCAGTACCCTTGAGGACTCCCCTGGCTAATTTAAAGCAAATTGCTGAAACCGCCAAAAGCTATCAGCCCCATATTAGTTAA